One Trueperaceae bacterium DNA segment encodes these proteins:
- a CDS encoding penicillin-binding protein yields the protein MQGRIRVLLAALLTVLALLAARLMYLQLVMVEEFTARSVQNATQQRHIVPLRGRLLARDGTVLADDRVAYDLLYRGGPINDWEHLAALLGVEGEPRQPNPAKPEEAQNGAVLAWNIPDELVSAVEERVALSPNLYLRERLERTYPTNLAAQTVGYTSQADPARNPGYSNNDLVGVTGLEAGLEEILFGAAGTRLVEVDNRGAEVASKVVRTALPGRDVTLTLDPRVQRLAEDVLKGALHYVNADRARVNLPAESVLKGAIIALDPRTGEILAMASAPTFDQNVFTRRPSDPEAVTAILTDSRNMPLSNRAVEAYAPASTFKIVTSSTLLEDGYVGPNTSYQCSATFTFGGITWRNWDTYGKGAYNVKQAIADSCNTYYWHAAAVTPDFGVGWAPLISDVVERARDFGFGARLEVGLPEEKPGRIPDQAWVRAQPQYDHGWLPGFTLNTIIGQGDVLATPLQVAQLIATVAMDGVAAEPHLVAKVGDVPVVPTRHEVPGAYYATLKEGMRLMFTDFPSRNVLGPRVFPVSVAGKTGTAQTSRGGDYTHAWFMGFSPYEAPEVAVVVFIEYGGSSSRVSVPIARDFLAGYWRLRGVEVPE from the coding sequence ATGCAGGGGCGCATCAGGGTCCTCCTCGCGGCCCTCCTCACCGTGCTTGCCCTACTGGCGGCGCGCCTCATGTACCTGCAACTCGTGATGGTCGAGGAGTTCACGGCGCGCTCGGTGCAGAACGCCACGCAGCAGCGCCACATCGTCCCGCTCCGCGGACGGCTGCTGGCGCGAGACGGCACGGTGCTGGCCGACGACCGCGTCGCCTACGACCTCCTGTACCGGGGCGGCCCGATCAACGACTGGGAGCACCTTGCCGCCCTGCTCGGCGTGGAGGGGGAGCCGCGGCAACCCAACCCCGCCAAGCCCGAGGAGGCGCAGAACGGCGCCGTCCTCGCGTGGAACATCCCTGACGAGCTCGTCAGCGCCGTGGAGGAGCGCGTGGCGCTCAGCCCCAACCTCTACCTGCGAGAGAGGCTCGAGCGCACCTACCCCACCAACCTGGCGGCGCAGACCGTCGGCTACACGTCCCAGGCCGACCCGGCCCGCAACCCCGGCTACTCGAACAACGACCTCGTGGGCGTCACGGGCCTGGAGGCCGGCCTCGAGGAGATCCTGTTCGGCGCGGCGGGGACGCGCCTCGTCGAGGTCGACAACCGCGGGGCCGAGGTGGCGTCGAAGGTGGTGCGGACGGCGCTCCCCGGTCGGGACGTGACCCTGACGCTCGACCCGCGGGTGCAGCGCCTGGCCGAGGACGTGCTGAAGGGCGCCCTGCACTACGTGAACGCCGACCGCGCGCGCGTGAACCTGCCCGCGGAGAGCGTGCTCAAGGGGGCCATCATCGCCCTCGACCCCCGCACGGGCGAGATCCTCGCCATGGCCAGCGCCCCCACCTTCGACCAGAACGTCTTCACGCGCAGGCCGTCGGATCCGGAGGCCGTCACGGCCATCCTCACGGACTCGCGCAACATGCCGCTCTCGAACAGGGCGGTGGAGGCGTACGCGCCGGCCTCCACCTTCAAGATCGTCACGTCGTCCACCCTGCTGGAGGACGGCTACGTGGGGCCGAACACCAGCTACCAGTGCTCGGCGACCTTCACCTTCGGCGGCATCACCTGGCGCAACTGGGACACCTACGGCAAGGGCGCCTACAACGTCAAGCAGGCCATCGCCGACAGCTGCAACACCTACTACTGGCACGCCGCGGCCGTCACCCCCGACTTCGGGGTGGGGTGGGCGCCCTTGATCTCGGACGTGGTCGAGCGGGCGCGCGACTTCGGCTTCGGCGCCCGCCTCGAGGTCGGCCTGCCGGAGGAGAAGCCCGGGCGCATCCCGGATCAGGCGTGGGTGAGGGCGCAGCCGCAGTACGACCACGGCTGGTTGCCGGGTTTCACCCTCAACACCATCATCGGGCAGGGCGACGTCCTCGCCACGCCCCTTCAGGTCGCGCAGCTCATCGCCACGGTCGCCATGGACGGCGTGGCGGCCGAACCGCACCTGGTGGCCAAGGTGGGGGACGTGCCGGTCGTGCCGACGAGGCACGAGGTGCCCGGCGCCTACTACGCGACCCTCAAGGAGGGCATGCGGCTGATGTTCACCGACTTCCCGTCGCGCAACGTCCTGGGGCCGCGCGTGTTCCCGGTGAGCGTGGCGGGGAAGACGGGCACCGCCCAGACGTCGCGCGGCGGCGACTACACCCACGCCTGGTTCATGGGGTTCTCACCTTACGAGGCTCCCGAGGTCGCGGTCGTGGTATTCATCGAGTACGGCGGCTCCAGCTCGCGCGTGTCCGTCCCCATCGCGCGGGACTTCCTGGCGGGTTACTGGAGGCTGCGAGGCGTGGAGGTGCCGGAGTAA
- a CDS encoding septum site-determining protein MinC, translating into MKARGTRGGILLSLEPGDDATGVTAVLDAHAELIQDKVFVEVNERTPYRLLAAIAERVAAAGGELVDVRPPTAIIQARGETVIVARTVRSGGKIDSTGSVVVLGDVNAGAEILANDDIIVVGTLRGLAHAGASGNDKAVIWAERIMSPQLRIGNALAQAGGNDAAGDGPEVAHLKDGAIVIRPWHTN; encoded by the coding sequence ATGAAAGCCCGAGGTACCCGTGGTGGCATCCTGCTCAGCTTGGAGCCGGGCGACGACGCGACCGGCGTCACCGCCGTGCTCGACGCGCACGCCGAGCTGATCCAGGACAAGGTCTTCGTCGAGGTCAACGAGCGCACGCCGTACCGTCTGCTCGCTGCCATCGCGGAGCGCGTGGCGGCGGCGGGCGGCGAGCTCGTCGACGTGCGGCCCCCGACGGCCATCATCCAGGCTCGGGGCGAGACCGTCATCGTGGCGCGAACGGTGCGCTCCGGCGGCAAGATCGACTCGACGGGGTCGGTGGTGGTCCTGGGCGACGTCAACGCCGGCGCGGAGATCCTCGCCAACGACGACATCATCGTGGTTGGCACCCTCCGAGGGCTCGCCCACGCGGGCGCGAGCGGCAACGACAAGGCCGTCATCTGGGCGGAGCGCATCATGAGCCCGCAACTGCGGATCGGCAACGCCTTGGCGCAGGCCGGCGGGAACGACGCGGCCGGCGACGGTCCGGAGGTGGCGCACCTGAAGGACGGCGCCATCGTGATAAGGCCGTGGCACACGAACTGA